One window from the genome of Carnobacteriaceae bacterium zg-84 encodes:
- a CDS encoding IS30 family transposase produces MSKTNYNTKKQYKQLSLVERTKIETLLNEKKPIRYIAERLGRNVSTIYREIKRGSVNQIVNRNGIQRDELKYYAETSHYIYKAKQQNKYHHDLTEKFSQQFFKDLQQVVTEKYRTHSIDTFVHWYRQNHPNEKVPCTKTVYTFVHQGIIPIKPIDLPKMVSIRNDRKKRTPKHTKKNMGTSIENRPDVANNRTEFGHWEIDLVLFKKTKNEALLLTLVERQTRYTIIRKMNDKTAQCVLRTLKNIFKQYRKSTFKSITSDNGSEFASLSELESTYLSIYYAHPYSSYERGTNENHNGQIREFLPKGKSINTVKKSTIRKIESCLNQKIRRKLGYRTPAELFLLRVD; encoded by the coding sequence ATGTCTAAAACAAATTATAACACAAAAAAACAATATAAACAGCTATCATTGGTTGAACGTACAAAAATTGAAACGTTATTAAACGAAAAAAAGCCAATACGATATATCGCTGAACGACTCGGAAGAAATGTATCCACAATTTATAGAGAAATTAAACGAGGAAGCGTTAATCAAATTGTTAATCGAAATGGTATCCAACGTGACGAATTAAAATATTACGCTGAAACAAGCCATTACATCTATAAAGCTAAGCAACAAAATAAATATCATCATGATTTAACTGAAAAATTTAGTCAACAATTTTTCAAAGACTTACAACAGGTAGTTACTGAAAAATATAGAACCCATAGTATTGATACCTTTGTACATTGGTATCGGCAAAATCATCCTAATGAAAAAGTCCCTTGTACGAAAACGGTTTATACGTTTGTTCATCAAGGTATTATCCCTATCAAACCAATTGATTTACCCAAAATGGTAAGCATTAGAAACGACCGAAAAAAGAGAACACCAAAACATACAAAGAAAAATATGGGTACATCTATCGAAAATCGACCAGACGTAGCGAATAATCGTACAGAATTTGGACATTGGGAAATTGATTTAGTCTTATTTAAGAAGACAAAAAATGAAGCACTATTATTAACGTTAGTAGAACGACAAACACGTTATACAATTATACGTAAAATGAATGATAAAACAGCACAATGTGTCTTACGGACATTAAAGAATATTTTTAAACAATATAGGAAATCAACCTTCAAGAGTATTACATCTGATAATGGGTCAGAATTCGCCTCGTTATCTGAATTAGAATCGACATATTTAAGCATTTACTATGCACACCCTTATTCATCTTATGAGCGTGGTACTAACGAAAATCATAACGGACAGATACGGGAGTTTTTACCTAAGGGTAAATCTATCAATACCGTTAAAAAGTCAACTATTCGTAAAATAGAATCCTGCTTAAATCAGAAAATACGGCGTAAATTAGGTTATCGTACACCTGCAGAGTTATTTTTATTGCGGGTAGATTAA